Within the Miscanthus floridulus cultivar M001 chromosome 17, ASM1932011v1, whole genome shotgun sequence genome, the region TCTGCGCTGACGGCGAGGACCGCCTCAGCGCCCTTCCCTACGATCTCCTTGTCGACATCCTTCTGCGCCTCGTCACCACCGCCGAGGCCGCGCGGACCAGCGTGCTGGCGCGCCGCTGGCGCAGCCTCTGGGCCCTCCTCCCGGAGCTCCGCTTTCACTTCGGCCCCGATGGCCACCGCATCCGCGAGCTTCTCGATGACCCTGAAGCCGCAGATCTCCGCCGCATCTCCGTCACCACCACCGAAGGCTCCGGTCCCGATTCCGCTTCCGCGTCGGCCTGGctccccgccgccgcgcgccgcctGGCCGGTGGCCTTGTCTACCACAACATGGTTCCCAGGAGCGACGGCGTGGAGGAGGATGCgggaagaggcggcggcattgagCTGCCCTGCTTCGAGAAGGCCACCACGATTGAGCTCAGGCTAGGGTTTCTCGGTCTCTTCTTGCCATCCTCAGGCACATTTGCGCGGCGTGCCGACCTCAGCCTCTACCGCCTCCAACTCCATGGCCCTTGTGAGCTCGGAGAGGTTGTATCTTGGCCTCGGTGCCCACGCTTACAAAAGCTCAGGGTCTGCCAGTCTCTGGGGCTAGACAATCTCTCCATCCACTCGAAGTCCCTCCCACACATAAAGCTGGAGAGCATTTGTGGATTACGGCAGCTCACAATTGTTACCCCGACTCTCAAGCAGTTAGAAGTGAGTTTCAGCTTGCTTGATGATGATCCAAGTGTCCACATCTCAGCGCCTCAGCTGGAGTCCCTGGTGTGGCTTGATTTGCATCATCCACGATCTGTCCATCTTGGCAATTTGGAACAACTCGGACTGCTCGGCAGTTATTTTCTTGTGTATGGGCAACACGACAATAGAGAGCCTAATCATCATAGTCTGAGGCTCTTGCAGCGATTTCAGGTCCTAAACACTCTTGTTCTTTGGCTCATTTTTCAGAAGGTGAGTGGAGTTACGCTATCGGGGAACTTGCTAATTGCTACCAAGCTAAATTGTGACAAAGCTAACTTGGTGTTCAAGAGGTATTTGATTAGGTGTTATGCCTAACTTAGGGTAGTCTGTAGAAATTGAAGAGTCTAAATTAAAACAGCTGCCCTGTTAAATAATGTGGCTTAGGTTTGGGTTCATTTTATAGCACTGAAGTAATTGGTATTATTAAATAATGTGTGCAGCGTTTGAGAATTACTCCAAATGCCATATGTGTGGCTAGAAAATGCTTCAAGGGAACACACATAGCCACATACTACCAATCTGATGCACTAGTACACTAGTTAATAGTTATTCAATGGTTCATGGCATCTTAGTGGTGGCAAGAAAGGGGACATGAACTATTGAGTGGTTAAAACTTGAATAGTTATGGTTTATACTTGCACAATATCTATTCTTATTCACATTTTCGCCGTTGGGAAGTGACTTCACAACTAAAGCATGTTTATAGATGCTTAGCATATATTTTTTTTAATCAAGAAAGACTAGATATGCAACTACTTGTTTTGCATAGGTAATATAAAGCAAACCTGCTAGGATATAGGACCTTTTTGTGTGTGATGATCAGTTATTTGAAAATTGGATTCCTCCTTTATCCTGCCTGATCTTTCATTTTTTGGTAACATCTTATGGATCAATAGGAGGGAgatcatggaggttttgggtatggtagtagaaaTTCTAGCAGTGATAagttttttataggaggagatcttaatggacatgtaggtactacaagcgcaggtttcgaggcagttcatggaggttttgggtatggtagtaggaatcaggagggggagaaagttctggacttcgcggtagcttttgacctgatgatagccaacactttctttagaaagagagaatctcatctagtgaccttcagtagcggacaacactctagccagattgactttgtcctcacaagaagaaaggacaaacgagaatgcttgggttgcaaggtgataccaggggagtgtgttgtttctcaacataagcttttggtggtagactttcgttttcaggtgcgtgcccgtagggataaacaagctaagattgaaagaacaaagtggcgAAAACTGAAAtgagagacgtcagaggtattcatgGAAAggattatcaaagagggctcttggaaagaagaagagggcatgaacaacatgtgggagaagatgacaaccaacattcggaaggtggcctcagaggtgtgtggagtaaccaaaggaagtggaggcgaggctaaagatactcggtggtggaacgaggaagtctaaagggctattaaggagaagaaagaatgctatagacgcttgtaccatgacaggagtgtggacaacatagagaagtacaaggtggcaaagaagactgcaaagcgagctataagtgtggcaaagggtagagcatacaaggatctttaccaacatttgggtacgaaggaaggagagaaggacatttataggatggctagggttcg harbors:
- the LOC136517509 gene encoding putative F-box/FBD/LRR-repeat protein At4g03220 isoform X1; this encodes MALQCGGGGGGGGGIAANLAKAKLSFCADGEDRLSALPYDLLVDILLRLVTTAEAARTSVLARRWRSLWALLPELRFHFGPDGHRIRELLDDPEAADLRRISVTTTEGSGPDSASASAWLPAAARRLAGGLVYHNMVPRSDGVEEDAGRGGGIELPCFEKATTIELRLGFLGLFLPSSGTFARRADLSLYRLQLHGPCELGEVVSWPRCPRLQKLRVCQSLGLDNLSIHSKSLPHIKLESICGLRQLTIVTPTLKQLEVSFSLLDDDPSVHISAPQLESLVWLDLHHPRSVHLGNLEQLGLLGSYFLVYGQHDNREPNHHSLRLLQRFQVLNTLVLWLIFQKAQSVCPFGCVCDQPTEWKTEKLTLTHLEEVVIIDMKGTDHEITLLKRLFNCAVNLKRFRLMYGSSTASKANEVHRKLLSFAMPETNVTLEELPG
- the LOC136517509 gene encoding putative F-box/FBD/LRR-repeat protein At4g03220 isoform X2, encoding MALQCGGGGGGGGGIAANLAKAKLSFCADGEDRLSALPYDLLVDILLRLVTTAEAARTSVLARRWRSLWALLPELRFHFGPDGHRIRELLDDPEAADLRRISVTTTEGSGPDSASASAWLPAAARRLAGGLVYHNMVPRSDGVEEDAGRGGGIELPCFEKATTIELRLGFLGLFLPSSGTFARRADLSLYRLQLHGPCELGEVVSWPRCPRLQKLRVCQSLGLDNLSIHSKSLPHIKLESICGLRQLTIVTPTLKQLEVSFSLLDDDPSVHISAPQLESLVWLDLHHPRSVHLGNLEQLGLLGSYFLVYGQHDNREPNHHSLRLLQRFQAQSVCPFGCVCDQPTEWKTEKLTLTHLEEVVIIDMKGTDHEITLLKRLFNCAVNLKRFRLMYGSSTASKANEVHRKLLSFAMPETNVTLEELPG
- the LOC136517509 gene encoding putative F-box/FBD/LRR-repeat protein At4g03220 isoform X3, translated to MALQCGGGGGGGGGIAANLAKAKLSFCADGEDRLSALPYDLLVDILLRLVTTAEAARTSVLARRWRSLWALLPELRFHFGPDGHRIRELLDDPEAADLRRISVTTTEGSGPDSASASAWLPAAARRLAGGLVYHNMVPRSDGVEEDAGRGGGIELPCFEKATTIELRLGFLGLFLPSSGTFARRADLSLYRLQLHGPCELGEVVSWPRCPRLQKLRVCQSLGLDNLSIHSKSLPHIKLESICGLRQLTIVTPTLKQLEVSFSLLDDDPSVHISAPQLESLVWLDLHHPRSVHLGNLEQLGLLGSYFLVYGQHDNREPNHHSLRLLQRFQVLNTLVLWLIFQKVSGVTLSGNLLIATKLNCDKANLVFKRHNLSVHLAVFVINQQSGRPRNSL